In uncultured Desulfuromonas sp., the genomic stretch TTCTTGGTGAAAGCGTGGCGATTAAATCAACCATTGCCCAAGCCAGCCGCTTTGCGGCATCACCGGAGAACATTCTGCTGATTGGCGAGAGCGGTACGGGAAAAGAATTGTTCGCCCATTCAATTCACAACATCTACCGTCCGAACGGCCCCTTCATGGCCGTCAACTGTGCCGCCCTGCCGAGAGAACTTGTCGGCAGTGAACTGTTCGGCTACGAAGGTGGCAGTTTCACCGGTGCTGAACGTTGCGGCAAACCGGGCAAAATCGAACTGTCCGATGGCGGCACCCTGTTCCTCGATGAGATCGGCGATATGCCCTTGGAACACCAAGCAATATTACTGCGCAGCCTGCAAGATAAACGGGTGATGCGTATCGGCGGCAACCGTTATAAAGAAGTTGATTTCCGACTGGTTGCGGCAACAAACAAAGATTTACAGAAAATGGTCGAGGAAAAAACCTTCCGTGAAGACCTGTATTACCGCATTTCGGTCCTCGGAATATTTATTCCGCCACTCAGAGAACGGGGCAAAGATATCTCGTTGTTAACCCGGCTGTTCATTCGCAATTACTGCCAACGCATGGGCTGGCAGGAACCGCAGCTGAGTCCTGAAACAGAAAAAATTATCAACCAATACAAATGGCCGGGAAATGTCCGGCAACTGCAGAACGCGATACATCACGCCATTAATACGACCAACAACAACGTCATTGAACCATCCAACCTGCCCGGTTACGTTCTGGATGATACGACCTCACCGAGCTCTGCGGCACTACCCAGATTTGTCGGGGCCGGCGACCATAACCTGTGCATTAAAACAATTGAAAAAGAAGCGATTGAAGCCGCTCTTCTACGCGCCAACAACTGTATCCCGACGGCAGCGGAAATCGTTGGGTTGAGTCGATCAACCCTCTATCGGAAACTGAAGGATTACAATATCACGGTCAACTGATCCTCGACCGTTCCCCGCCCGTACCACCTCTATCGGTTCCAATCTTCCTCCTTGCGTTCAAGATGAAAACGCAAGGAGGATCACGGCCCTCCCCTCCCGGTCTCAAAATGAAACCCTGATCGCAGAAAAAGATTCTCATTACTAGAAAACCACTCCAGTTCGCCTGTCCAGCCGTCTAAACACATCCACTTTTGTTGATACCATTTGCCGCATTTTCCCGCTGTTTGCAACGGGTTAGTACACCTGCAGCCAAATCTTCACGACAATAAGCCAGGCTTTGGCTTGCAAGTTGCAAAAAACAGTTTCAAGCGTCATCAGACGCGTCATAAGTTTTGTCATTGATCGCCCAAAGCCTTGAAATGATTCGTTTGCTAAGCATTGAAACTGTCACGGACTGCTTAGTCAATATGGAGAAACGTTCGAGCGAGAGCCATGAGAGAGGAGCTATGATAGGAAACGTTGATTTAACCCAAGAAGGTGTGGAAGTAAAAAAGTCGGCCTGTTACTTCTGCCATCAGAATTGCGGTGTGCTTGCCTATGTGAAGGACGATAAAGTCCTGGCCATCGAAGGTGACCCCGAGTTCCCGACCAACCAAGGTGGCCTGTGCTGCCGCGGCAATATTGCCCTCAAACATCTGGACCATCCCGATCGCGTCAACTACCCGCTCAAACGGGTTGGCAAGCGCGGCGAAGGGAAATGGGAGCAGATCCCATGGGACCAGGCGATCAAGGAGATCGCTGCCAAACTTTCGGAGATTCGCGAAGAGTTTGGTGCCGAAGCTGTCGCCACAGCAGGCGGTACGCAACGCACCGATGACTGGGCGCGCCGACGCTTTATGAACCTTTTCGGCAGCCCGAATGGTTTCCACAATGCCCACCTGTGCTGGATTCCTACCTTCATGGTGGAAACCGCAATCTACGGTTGGTGCCCTTTCGACCTCGATATCGGCGGCAGTAAATGTATTGTCCTGTGGGGCCAGAACCCCGGCGCCTCAGGGATGCCGGAAGCTCATCACCTTGCCGACTTGCAAGCCAAAGGCATGAAGGTAATCGTGATCGACCCGCGCTTCACCGAATCTGCGTCCAAAGCCGATCTCTGGCTGCCGCTGCGTCCCGGTTCCGACTTGGCCCTGGCCCTGGCCTGGATTCACGTCATCATCTACGAAGGCCTGATGGATCAGGACTTTGTCATGGAATACACCGAAGGATTCAACGAACTGGCTGAGCATGTCGTCGACTTCTCCCCGGAATGGGCCGCAGAACGGACCTGGCTGACTCCCGAGCAGATCCGCGCCGGTGCCCATATGTACGCGATGAACAAACCTGGCAACATCCAATGGGGGACCTCGGTCGATCAGATCGGCAAACCAGCCGGTGCCACCATGCATGCTCGCGCCATCCTGCGCGCCCTGACCGGCAACCTTGACTGTCCGGGTGCCGACCTGCTGACCGGACCGTCTCAGGACTACCTGACCGATGAAGAACTCGAAGGCAACCAGTTTTTGCCGGATGAGCAAAAAGCAAAGCAGATCGGGGCCGACAAGTTCCCGATGGTCACCTGGCCCGGCTACAGCAAAATTTGCGAGCTGACCAAGAAAACCTGGGGCAAGGTGCCGACCGCCGAGTGGATGTGTGAAGCGCATCCGCCATCCGTCTTCCGGGCCATTGCCAACAGCGATCCCTACCCGGTCAAGGCATTGATGATTGCGGCAACCAACCCGCTGGCCTCCTACGGTGAAACCAGCGTCGTGCTCGAAGCACTGCGTAAAGTCGATTTTATGGTTGCCTGCGACTATTGGATCACCCCATCGGCAATGTTCGCTGATTACATCATGCCGATTGCCGGCGCACTGGAACGACCGATCATCACCAACAGCTACGGCTGCGCCGACTTCATGCTGACCGCGCAACGGGCCATCAAGCCAATGTATGAGCGGCGCAACGATTTCAACTTCTGGCGCGATCTCGGCATCGCTCTGGGCCAGGAAGAAAACTGGCCGTGGGAAACCGTTGAAGACGCCTACTACAGTGCCATTGAGCCGATCGGTCACCCGGTCAGCAACTTTGACGAATTTGTTGAAAACGTCCGCTTCCACTTCCCTGAACGCGAATACTACAAGTACAAACGCCAGGGTTTTGCGACCCCTTCCGGCAAAGTTGAACTGTATTCGACAACGCTGAAAGAACTGGGTCTGCCGCCGCTGCCGGAATATGTCGGTCCTTCTGAAAACGAGATTGACAACCCTGAACTGGCAGAAAAATTCCCGCTGGTATTGACAACCGGTGGCGGTTTCATGCCGTTCCATCACTCGGAACATTTCCAGATCAAGGATATGCGCTTCTTGCGTCATACACCCTTTATGGACATCAATCCTGCGACCGCCAAGGAATTGGGGATCGAGGATGGCGATTGGGTCTGGATTGAGACCGATCGTGGCCGGATGAAGCAACGGGCAAACCTGAGCGAAGCGATCCATCAGAAAGTGATCTACACGCAACGTTGCTGGTGGTACCCGGAAAAAGATATGCGCGACATTGAGCTGGGTGGTGAACTCGGCGGCGCTCTGGAGTCGAACGGTAACGTTCTGACCTGCACAACTGATGACTATTGCGACCCCTATAGCGGCTCCTGGGCGAATCGCGGTTTGCTCTGCCGGGTCTACAAAGTAGAGGACGCAGACTTGAAGGAGGTAATTTGATATGGCTCGCTATGCAATGGTGATGGACACCAGGAAATGCATCGGCTGTCATTCCTGTACAGTCGCCTGCAAGGTTCGTAATGAACTACCGACAGATATGATTTACAACCCGG encodes the following:
- a CDS encoding molybdopterin-dependent oxidoreductase gives rise to the protein MIGNVDLTQEGVEVKKSACYFCHQNCGVLAYVKDDKVLAIEGDPEFPTNQGGLCCRGNIALKHLDHPDRVNYPLKRVGKRGEGKWEQIPWDQAIKEIAAKLSEIREEFGAEAVATAGGTQRTDDWARRRFMNLFGSPNGFHNAHLCWIPTFMVETAIYGWCPFDLDIGGSKCIVLWGQNPGASGMPEAHHLADLQAKGMKVIVIDPRFTESASKADLWLPLRPGSDLALALAWIHVIIYEGLMDQDFVMEYTEGFNELAEHVVDFSPEWAAERTWLTPEQIRAGAHMYAMNKPGNIQWGTSVDQIGKPAGATMHARAILRALTGNLDCPGADLLTGPSQDYLTDEELEGNQFLPDEQKAKQIGADKFPMVTWPGYSKICELTKKTWGKVPTAEWMCEAHPPSVFRAIANSDPYPVKALMIAATNPLASYGETSVVLEALRKVDFMVACDYWITPSAMFADYIMPIAGALERPIITNSYGCADFMLTAQRAIKPMYERRNDFNFWRDLGIALGQEENWPWETVEDAYYSAIEPIGHPVSNFDEFVENVRFHFPEREYYKYKRQGFATPSGKVELYSTTLKELGLPPLPEYVGPSENEIDNPELAEKFPLVLTTGGGFMPFHHSEHFQIKDMRFLRHTPFMDINPATAKELGIEDGDWVWIETDRGRMKQRANLSEAIHQKVIYTQRCWWYPEKDMRDIELGGELGGALESNGNVLTCTTDDYCDPYSGSWANRGLLCRVYKVEDADLKEVI